TCACTCTGCTTCACTCTCCATGCCTGCTgccttctctttctttcctcgCCCTCTTCATCCTCTCCACCCTGCACTAGGTGACGGAGAAGCTGCTGGAGGTGGAGAATGAGACCATCACGAAAGTGGCTGACCTGGAGAAGCAGCTCCTGCAGAAGGACAAGGATCTCCACGTCATACGGGTAAGACGAGCTGGGGTTCACGATCATGATACGGAATCAAATTGCCATTCCCGTTTCTCATATATGCCATCAAATGCACCCTTGATGATTCAGCACAGCCGCAGCTGTGTCTTCGCGCGTCTTAATGTTGTATTTAATATGTTGTTTTGCAGCAGTGTTTCACGACGCCTGGTTGAGTATACGTACGGCCGTGGCAGACTAACATCAACGTTTGATTAACTGTGCTCGAGCGAGAATGCTATTATAGAAAATTGATCGGCAGGTTATGGCATGATTATGATCCTGTATTGTTTTTCGGAGTCATCATAGAgccgtttctctctctgtctccccctggtggTTTGACCCAACAGGAGACGTACGAGTCGACCAACACCCAGGTCCACACCCTGAGGAGGGTGATCAAGGAGAAGGACGCTGCCTTCCAGAGGAGCTTCAACATCGAGAAGCGCCTGCTGGAGATGGAACAGCAGGGGACCATCCGCCTCCGCAAGCAGCCAGACGGGGACATCGCCATCGAGCCCCTGGGAGGGggcggtggtggaggaggagggggtagaggtcCGGGGGTGCCTCTGGGTGACTTTGGGCAGAACGGAGGATTCTCAGTGGGGCCTGGAGGAGTAACAGGGCCAGGAGGACCAGGAGGACCAGGGACTAGTCTACCATCGGCCAGTGAAGCACCACCTCCCCCGCCTccccctcctccgcctcctcctcctctgccctctgcTTTAGGTACAGTACCATGATCAGTTATACTATTTCACTTCATTGTGCCGACTAGAACTATAACATGTTGGCTttgttttcacattgtccttcATAGCAGGGGTTCCCACCCTTTTCCATTCCAAATTCCAAAGCCCACTGAAGAGGTTGAGAATCAATACCTTACAGCACAAACTATGGTGGGTGTGTAACCAGGCCAGTACAGCTCGGCTCTGTAATGTAAAAAGGGTACTATGTGTGGTGTACATGTATGTAAGAGAGAGGAAGTCACTAGAGACCAAAGGGACACGGGGAAGATAGGTCTATGAGGGCAGATCTATTTTAGAGTTGCCCTCATTGCCCTTTTGTGCCCAGCCAGGTGATTGGTCAGAGTAGGGCCCAGGCCCCGCCCGTCCAGACAGGAAAGGGAAACGCTAGGGTGTTTCCTCCCTCACTGTGAATCAAGGTGCTGACAGgctgtgcgcgcacacacacacacacggaaacagcTGGATGGACGCACAACACTAGTGTATGGAATCATAAACAAATATTACTATTCGTCGTATTGATTTGGTACAGCATGCCTGAACTAGCCTCTCACAGATGTCCATACGCTTGGGATTTGATTACGGCTCATGAGAATAGAGCTGCCCAGACTTTGGCGTTATTGGTCGATGCTGACTTGAGTGTCTTGTGTTCTATTCCACAGGAGCGAAtgctccacccccacctcctaTGGCCCCGCCTTTACCAGGAACTGCACCCAACTTCATCCTCAATATGGGCCTATCAGGTAATAGCGAGCACCTGCTATGGTGCCACTACGGTTCATCTGAACTTAAAAGGAAGTTAGGGTGGAGTATAGAATGTGTCGAGAAGATACAAGTCTGATTGTGTGATGGAAATGTGCATGATTGTCTATATAATGGCTGTCCTGGTGTTTTATGTAATAATGTCGGTCTGCAGCTATCAGGATCAAGAAGCCCATCAAGACCAAGTTCCGCCTGCCTATTTTCAACTGGACCGCGCTGAAACCCAACCAGATCAACGGCACGGTCTTCAGCGAGATAGATGATGAACGAGTACTAGAGGTGAGTCTACAAGTCCAGGGGAAACCTCCCTTTCGGTGCCTTCATCTGACAGTTTCTCTCTTCATTTTGGGCCCAAGTTGTTCCATGTCATGTGGTCAGGAAAATAGGCCCTCAAGGCCCTCCTCCTAACTCATTGTATACGGATAGTTAAGCCAGCCCTGTTTTATTGCAATCAAAACCAAACAAAACTCCCAATTAAAACAGGTATTTTTCATAGAAGATGTACATGCTTTGAGGTATCACGTTTGACTGAGTGTGTGGTGTCTGTCTATAGGAGCTGGATGTGGAGAAGTTTGAGGAGCTTTTTAAGACCAAGGCCCAGGGTCCTTTGGTGGACCTGAGTGGCCCCAAGACCAAAGTGTCTCAGAAGGCTGCCAACAAGGTCAGCCTGCTGGACGCAAATCGCTCCAAGAACCTGGCCATCACCCTGAGGAAGGCCAACAAGAGCACCGAGGAGATCTGCAAAGCCATACAGAGGTACGTGCTGTAACCTATACCTccacaaatcaaaatgtatttttacgtCAACAAttcagttgtcacaaagtgcatTACAGTGTCCCGGCCTGGGCGTTCAAAGAGCAAGCAGTGTccagggaaaaactccctagaaggaagtaacctagagaggaaccagactccgAGGGGCCCAACCATGTGGTTCTATGCTGCATCGTTTCCAGTTCTAGCGCTGATGTTTCTAACCTGTCTTCCCCCTTCTGATGCTTTATGCAAGGTCTCCCTACTCAGGTTTGACCTGAAAATCACTTCCGGTGGACTTGGTGGAGTTTCTGATGTTTCTAACCTTTTCAGTGTTGCAACCTCTACTATCTGTTTCTCCTTATAGCTTTGATCTGAAGGCCTTGCCGGTGGACTTTGTGGAGTTTCTGATGTTTCTAACCTTTTCAGTGTTGCAACCTCTGCTATCTGCTTCTCCTTATAGCTTTGATCTGAAGGCCCTGCCGGTGGACTTCGTGGAGTGTCTGATGCGGTTCCTTCCCACGGAGGCCGAGGGGAAGACGATGCGTCAGTACGAGCGGGAGCGGCGACCGCTGGACGCGCTGACGGATGAGGACCGATTCATGCTCTTCTTCTCCAAGATCGAACGGCTCACCCAGAGGATGAATATCATTACGTTCGTCGGGAACTTCTCGGATAACGTCAACATGCTAACCCCGCAGCTCAACGCCATCATCGCAGCGTCCGCGTCCGTCAAGTCTTCACCCAAGTTAAAACGCATGCTAGAGGTAAGGCTTCTCGCTCTTGGATTCCACCATCGGGGATTAAAGTAGTTTGACTTTGGATGACAAGTGTTGTTTCAGTTTTTAGCAACCAGTGAGTTTCCCCAAGAGTTTCTTAGCACTAAAATCATCTATGTCAGTTTTAGGCAATGGATCTTAGTGCAACAACTATTTTGGAAAACTATTTTTTTTGCATGACCCTGGCCACAGTTTTATGGCGCTAAGATTGTAATTCTTCTTTTCTATGCTCATAGATCATCTTAGCCCTGGGAAACTACATGAACAGCAGCAAGAGAGGCTCTGTGTATGGCTTCAAGCTACAAAGTCTTGATCTGGTGAGTACTGTACGAAACAAAGTAGAACATTCTAGAGACTGTATCGTCATATTAGTTACAAGGGGCTAGACTTTTTTCAAGATGTACTCCTCCAGattgagaagggccttggttgaTATGTATTCTGGTCATGCATTCCGTTTATCTCCATATTAGTTATACAAGGCTACAATTATACACTTGTTTCAAGTGTGATAAAAGAGGCTTGGCTAATATGCATTCCTCTCCTCCCACAGCTGCTGGACACCAAGTCTACAGACAGGAAGATGACTCTGCTCCACTACATAGCTGTGGTTGTCAAGGAGAAGTATCCAGAGCTGGCTAACTTCTTCAACGAACTACACTTTGTGGACAAAGCTGCTGCAGGTGAGTACACAGCTATAGACCTCACGAGACAGGACTGGGACTCCTCTTCTGACTGTATGAAGAAGACAGTTCATGTGAAGCACAGTAGAAATGAGGAGCCTTGATATTCGTGTGCCTGCGtgcgtatctctctctctctctctctagtgtctctgGAGAATGTGCTGCTGGACGTGCGGGAGCTGGGTAAAGGGATGGATCTGATCAGGAGAGAGTGTAGTCTCCACGACCACTCTGTTCTCAAGGGCTTCCTCCAGACTAGCGACACTCAGCTTGACAAACTGCAGAAGGACGCCAAGACTGCGGAGGTAAACTTAACACATCCTATCAAAACTGCAAACACTATTGTTCAATACTGGTCTGTAAACTTCTAAACTTTTTCCACTACCATAAAACCGCTAAAGCAAGCACAGAATTTTCCTTCAGGGAAAATAGCTTTGCAAAAACTACAAACGGGTCAAAACCCAACATAACACAACTTAGTGTAACGGCGCAAACACCTCTCCCTAGAAGCAGCACAACAAAAGCCAAAAAGCCCAAGATACAACAATGCAGGACAACACTTGACCTCAAACAAAAGGCTTTGTAAAGGTTGGCGATGTTGACAAATGTTGTGTTCCTGCCTTTTACACTTCTGTCTCCCCCGGTCATTTTCTAGGAAGCCTTCAACAATGTGGTGAACTATTTTGGGGAGAGCTCCAAGACGACTCCTCCGTCCGtgttcttccctgtgtttgtgcGATTCATCAGAGCTTACAAGGTAAGGGAGGACCAAGCAGCACAGTTCTAACACGTACATGTATATAATATGCCACATAGCAAACGTCGTTACAGTAAAGCGAGTGCATATATTTGTTATGCTCTTACCAACTAAGCCACACAGGATTGTGTTTAGGTGGAGATTGCCCTCTGTCCTATGGGAGTTAGCCTAACCTTTGGTTAGTCTGGGTCTGGGTGTTGCCCTGCTGCCTctaagagcagagcagagccgTCTGTGTGCCACAGGACAGGGTGTGGACTGGAGTCACAGGTCTAATAACAGGATGGGCCAGCTGGGTCTGCCTTCAGAGCCGCAGCTGTGGTGTTTAGACTGGGTCCGGTCTCCCGCTTCCTTCCCCCCTGCTTTCCCctttctccccctgcctccccactCTGACCCCCGGACCGAGGGCCCCGCCCTGCCTCTGCTTCCCCCTGCCTccaccctccctgcctctcccccgacccccccccccccggaaggACATACGGCCCTGCCTCCGCCTGCTGGACAGCCCTGCCACACAGACACCTTCCTGAGATTGTTCTCTACAAGAATGTATGGATCTGCGCGCTTGCAtgcgtatctgtgtgtgtgtgagagagagagaaacagagaggggatcagagagagagagagggagacacacagaaaAATGTATGTTGCTGACTGTTTAGCTACATGAAAgtgtgttgtctctgtttacTCA
This genomic stretch from Oncorhynchus kisutch isolate 150728-3 linkage group LG24, Okis_V2, whole genome shotgun sequence harbors:
- the LOC109869448 gene encoding formin-like protein 3 isoform X4; this translates as MGNIESVDGQSDNMKHHMMPMKVPMPDQSELEERFALVLNSMNLPPDKARLLRQYDNDKKWDLICDQERFQVKNPPHTYISKLRGYLDPGVTRKKFRRRVQESTKVLRELEISLRTNHIGWVREFLNDENRGLDILVEYLSFAQCAVIYGTAPNSKTIKNSRLVSQKDDVHVCIMCLRAIMNYQYGFNLVMSHAHAVNEIALSLNNKNSRTKALVLELLAAVCLVRGGHEIILSAFDNFKEVCKEKHRFEKLMEYFHVEDGNIDFMVACMQFINIMVHSVEDMNFRVHLQYEFTKLGLDDYLEKSKYTESDKLSVQIQAYLDNVFDVGGLLEDAETKNVALEKVEELEEHLSHVTEKLLEVENETITKVADLEKQLLQKDKDLHVIRETYESTNTQVHTLRRVIKEKDAAFQRSFNIEKRLLEMEQQGTIRLRKQPDGDIAIEPLGGGGGGGGGGRGPGVPLGDFGQNGGFSVGPGGVTGPGGPGGPGTSLPSASEAPPPPPPPPPPPPPLPSALGANAPPPPPMAPPLPGTAPNFILNMGLSAIRIKKPIKTKFRLPIFNWTALKPNQINGTVFSEIDDERVLEELDVEKFEELFKTKAQGPLVDLSGPKTKVSQKAANKVSLLDANRSKNLAITLRKANKSTEEICKAIQSFDLKALPVDFVECLMRFLPTEAEGKTMRQYERERRPLDALTDEDRFMLFFSKIERLTQRMNIITFVGNFSDNVNMLTPQLNAIIAASASVKSSPKLKRMLEIILALGNYMNSSKRGSVYGFKLQSLDLLLDTKSTDRKMTLLHYIAVVVKEKYPELANFFNELHFVDKAAAVSLENVLLDVRELGKGMDLIRRECSLHDHSVLKGFLQTSDTQLDKLQKDAKTAEEAFNNVVNYFGESSKTTPPSVFFPVFVRFIRAYKDAVVDNEQRKKQEEAMREKLLAQEAKQHDPKVQVVKKRQQQQELISELRKRQAKDHRPVYEGKDGTIEDIITVLKSVPFTARTAKRSSRFFCEAQLCDDSNC
- the LOC109869448 gene encoding formin-like protein 3 isoform X5, which encodes MGNIESVDGQSDNMKHHMMPMKVPMPDQSELEERFALVLNSMNLPPDKARLLRQYDNDKKWDLICDQERFQVKNPPHTYISKLRGYLDPGVTRKKFRRRVQESTKVLRELEISLRTNHIGWVREFLNDENRGLDILVEYLSFAQCAVIYGTAPNSKTIKNSRLVSQKDDVHVCIMCLRAIMNYQYGFNLVMSHAHAVNEIALSLNNKNSRTKALVLELLAAVCLVRGGHEIILSAFDNFKEVCKEKHRFEKLMEYFHVEDGNIDFMVACMQFINIMVHSVEDMNFRVHLQYEFTKLGLDDYLEKSKYTESDKLSVQIQAYLDNVFDVGGLLEDAETKNVALEKVEELEEHLSHVTEKLLEVENETITKVADLEKQLLQKDKDLHVIRETYESTNTQVHTLRRVIKEKDAAFQRSFNIEKRLLEMEQQGTIRLRKQPDGDIAIEPLGGGGGGGGGGRGPGVPLGDFGQNGGFSVGPGGVTGPGGPGGPGTSLPSASEAPPPPPPPPPPPPPLPSALGANAPPPPPMAPPLPGTAPNFILNMGLSAIRIKKPIKTKFRLPIFNWTALKPNQINGTVFSEIDDERVLEELDVEKFEELFKTKAQGPLVDLSGPKTKVSQKAANKVSLLDANRSKNLAITLRKANKSTEEICKAIQSFDLKALPVDFVECLMRFLPTEAEGKTMRQYERERRPLDALTDEDRFMLFFSKIERLTQRMNIITFVGNFSDNVNMLTPQLNAIIAASASVKSSPKLKRMLEIILALGNYMNSSKRGSVYGFKLQSLDLLLDTKSTDRKMTLLHYIAVVVKEKYPELANFFNELHFVDKAAAVSLENVLLDVRELGKGMDLIRRECSLHDHSVLKGFLQTSDTQLDKLQKDAKTAEEAFNNVVNYFGESSKTTPPSVFFPVFVRFIRAYKDAVVDNEQRKKQEEAMREKLLAQEAKQHDPKVQVVKKRQQQQELISELRKRQAKDHRPVYEGKDGTIEDIITAEQKINNSICHS
- the LOC109869448 gene encoding formin-like protein 3 isoform X2; its protein translation is MGNIESVDGQSDNMKHHMMPMKVPMPDQSELEERFALVLNSMNLPPDKARLLRQYDNDKKWDLICDQERFQVKNPPHTYISKLRGYLDPGVTRKKFRRRVQESTKVLRELEISLRTNHIGWVREFLNDENRGLDILVEYLSFAQCAVMLNFEGLDNGEEGSLDKANSWSRSIEDLHQSGAQPFCNTLVRSARQSVLRYGTAPNSKTIKNSRLVSQKDDVHVCIMCLRAIMNYQYGFNLVMSHAHAVNEIALSLNNKNSRTKALVLELLAAVCLVRGGHEIILSAFDNFKEVCKEKHRFEKLMEYFHVEDGNIDFMVACMQFINIMVHSVEDMNFRVHLQYEFTKLGLDDYLEKSKYTESDKLSVQIQAYLDNVFDVGGLLEDAETKNVALEKVEELEEHLSHVTEKLLEVENETITKVADLEKQLLQKDKDLHVIRETYESTNTQVHTLRRVIKEKDAAFQRSFNIEKRLLEMEQQGTIRLRKQPDGDIAIEPLGGGGGGGGGGRGPGVPLGDFGQNGGFSVGPGGVTGPGGPGGPGTSLPSASEAPPPPPPPPPPPPPLPSALGANAPPPPPMAPPLPGTAPNFILNMGLSAIRIKKPIKTKFRLPIFNWTALKPNQINGTVFSEIDDERVLEELDVEKFEELFKTKAQGPLVDLSGPKTKVSQKAANKVSLLDANRSKNLAITLRKANKSTEEICKAIQSFDLKALPVDFVECLMRFLPTEAEGKTMRQYERERRPLDALTDEDRFMLFFSKIERLTQRMNIITFVGNFSDNVNMLTPQLNAIIAASASVKSSPKLKRMLEIILALGNYMNSSKRGSVYGFKLQSLDLLLDTKSTDRKMTLLHYIAVVVKEKYPELANFFNELHFVDKAAAVSLENVLLDVRELGKGMDLIRRECSLHDHSVLKGFLQTSDTQLDKLQKDAKTAEEAFNNVVNYFGESSKTTPPSVFFPVFVRFIRAYKDAVVDNEQRKKQEEAMREKLLAQEAKQHDPKVQVVKKRQQQQELISELRKRQAKDHRPVYEGKDGTIEDIITDLRSQPFLRHDALIRSGWKRP
- the LOC109869448 gene encoding formin-like protein 3 isoform X1; translation: MGNIESVDGQSDNMKHHMMPMKVPMPDQSELEERFALVLNSMNLPPDKARLLRQYDNDKKWDLICDQERFQVKNPPHTYISKLRGYLDPGVTRKKFRRRVQESTKVLRELEISLRTNHIGWVREFLNDENRGLDILVEYLSFAQCAVMLNFEGLDNGEEGSLDKANSWSRSIEDLHQSGAQPFCNTLVRSARQSVLRYGTAPNSKTIKNSRLVSQKDDVHVCIMCLRAIMNYQYGFNLVMSHAHAVNEIALSLNNKNSRTKALVLELLAAVCLVRGGHEIILSAFDNFKEVCKEKHRFEKLMEYFHVEDGNIDFMVACMQFINIMVHSVEDMNFRVHLQYEFTKLGLDDYLEKSKYTESDKLSVQIQAYLDNVFDVGGLLEDAETKNVALEKVEELEEHLSHVTEKLLEVENETITKVADLEKQLLQKDKDLHVIRETYESTNTQVHTLRRVIKEKDAAFQRSFNIEKRLLEMEQQGTIRLRKQPDGDIAIEPLGGGGGGGGGGRGPGVPLGDFGQNGGFSVGPGGVTGPGGPGGPGTSLPSASEAPPPPPPPPPPPPPLPSALGANAPPPPPMAPPLPGTAPNFILNMGLSAIRIKKPIKTKFRLPIFNWTALKPNQINGTVFSEIDDERVLEELDVEKFEELFKTKAQGPLVDLSGPKTKVSQKAANKVSLLDANRSKNLAITLRKANKSTEEICKAIQSFDLKALPVDFVECLMRFLPTEAEGKTMRQYERERRPLDALTDEDRFMLFFSKIERLTQRMNIITFVGNFSDNVNMLTPQLNAIIAASASVKSSPKLKRMLEIILALGNYMNSSKRGSVYGFKLQSLDLLLDTKSTDRKMTLLHYIAVVVKEKYPELANFFNELHFVDKAAAVSLENVLLDVRELGKGMDLIRRECSLHDHSVLKGFLQTSDTQLDKLQKDAKTAEEAFNNVVNYFGESSKTTPPSVFFPVFVRFIRAYKDAVVDNEQRKKQEEAMREKLLAQEAKQHDPKVQVVKKRQQQQELISELRKRQAKDHRPVYEGKDGTIEDIITVLKSVPFTARTAKRSSRFFCEAQLCDDSNC
- the LOC109869448 gene encoding formin-like protein 3 isoform X3; amino-acid sequence: MGNIESVDGQSDNMKHHMMPMKVPMPDQSELEERFALVLNSMNLPPDKARLLRQYDNDKKWDLICDQERFQVKNPPHTYISKLRGYLDPGVTRKKFRRRVQESTKVLRELEISLRTNHIGWVREFLNDENRGLDILVEYLSFAQCAVMLNFEGLDNGEEGSLDKANSWSRSIEDLHQSGAQPFCNTLVRSARQSVLRYGTAPNSKTIKNSRLVSQKDDVHVCIMCLRAIMNYQYGFNLVMSHAHAVNEIALSLNNKNSRTKALVLELLAAVCLVRGGHEIILSAFDNFKEVCKEKHRFEKLMEYFHVEDGNIDFMVACMQFINIMVHSVEDMNFRVHLQYEFTKLGLDDYLEKSKYTESDKLSVQIQAYLDNVFDVGGLLEDAETKNVALEKVEELEEHLSHVTEKLLEVENETITKVADLEKQLLQKDKDLHVIRETYESTNTQVHTLRRVIKEKDAAFQRSFNIEKRLLEMEQQGTIRLRKQPDGDIAIEPLGGGGGGGGGGRGPGVPLGDFGQNGGFSVGPGGVTGPGGPGGPGTSLPSASEAPPPPPPPPPPPPPLPSALGANAPPPPPMAPPLPGTAPNFILNMGLSAIRIKKPIKTKFRLPIFNWTALKPNQINGTVFSEIDDERVLEELDVEKFEELFKTKAQGPLVDLSGPKTKVSQKAANKVSLLDANRSKNLAITLRKANKSTEEICKAIQSFDLKALPVDFVECLMRFLPTEAEGKTMRQYERERRPLDALTDEDRFMLFFSKIERLTQRMNIITFVGNFSDNVNMLTPQLNAIIAASASVKSSPKLKRMLEIILALGNYMNSSKRGSVYGFKLQSLDLLLDTKSTDRKMTLLHYIAVVVKEKYPELANFFNELHFVDKAAAVSLENVLLDVRELGKGMDLIRRECSLHDHSVLKGFLQTSDTQLDKLQKDAKTAEEAFNNVVNYFGESSKTTPPSVFFPVFVRFIRAYKDAVVDNEQRKKQEEAMREKLLAQEAKQHDPKVQVVKKRQQQQELISELRKRQAKDHRPVYEGKDGTIEDIITAEQKINNSICHS